Proteins encoded within one genomic window of Anopheles gambiae chromosome 3, idAnoGambNW_F1_1, whole genome shotgun sequence:
- the LOC3291304 gene encoding hemocytin codes for MACRMRYGAVVLLVLLVAGSLAMYATNNERCTCAPGPPDYLCPSAPLLQVYLPHELYCTRYYKCTDGRAIEFQCPYGLYFDTQNNTCTCDFTQCYRTDPCIVFVDSCRCCNRQFENTGLAPENFYVCYNDGYAVATTCPVALDPCTGSQVQLQFVNQKCEVPPPSTTTVATTTTTAASTTTTTTEATTTTTTEATTTTTTEATTTTTTEATTTTTAAPVA; via the exons ATGGCCTGCAGGATGAGGTACGGTGCAGTGGTGCTGCTAGTGCTACTGGTGGCTGGCAGTCTCGCCATGTACGCCACCAACAATGAGCGCTGTACGTGCGCCCCCGGACCGCCGGACTATCTCTGCCCGtcggcaccgctgctgcaggTGTACCTGCCGCACGAGCTGTACTGCACCCGCTACTACAAGTGTACCGATGGGCGTGCGATCGAGTTCCAGTGTCCTTACGGATTGTACTTCGATACGCAGAACAATACCTGTACGTGTGACTTTACGCAGTGCTACCGGACAGATCCCTGCATCGTGTTCGTTGAtagctgccgttgctgcaacCGACAGTTCGAAAACACGGGCCTGGCGCCGGAAAATTTCTACGTCTGCTACAACGATGGGTATGCGGTGGCGACGACCTGCCCGGTAGCGCTCGATCCCTGCACTGGCTCGCAGGTGCAGCTACAGTTTGTAAATCAAAAGTGTGAGGTGCCACCGCCGT CTACTACCACGGTGGCTACCACGACCACGACAGCGGCCTCAACtacgacaacaacaaccgagGCTACAACAACGACCACCACGGAAGCTACAACAACGACGACCACGGAGGCTACAACCACGACAACCACGGAGGCTACTACAACGACGACGGCGGCCCCGGTAGCATAG